One Granulicella sp. 5B5 DNA window includes the following coding sequences:
- a CDS encoding TlpA disulfide reductase family protein: MTPKRLLLLALAAFTLTASAKPIPDLKFQDLASHTQKLSDLRGSITVISFWATWCGPCKEELPRLSALSQHYTDKGIRFIAISADDSKDRAKIEQYIKGQGITLEVWTGADLGTLDHLHLGNVLPATLILDKDGTPIGRIMGEAQDADITTYLNWLLSDRSTPPPTPTLKRY, translated from the coding sequence ATGACCCCAAAACGCCTTCTTCTCCTCGCCCTCGCCGCCTTCACCCTCACCGCATCCGCCAAACCAATCCCCGACCTCAAGTTCCAGGACCTCGCCAGCCACACCCAGAAGCTCTCCGACCTCCGCGGCTCCATCACGGTCATCAGCTTCTGGGCCACTTGGTGCGGCCCCTGCAAAGAGGAGCTCCCCCGCCTCTCCGCCCTAAGCCAGCACTACACGGACAAGGGCATCCGCTTCATCGCCATCTCCGCCGACGACTCCAAAGACCGCGCCAAAATCGAGCAGTACATCAAGGGGCAGGGAATCACCCTCGAAGTCTGGACCGGCGCCGACCTCGGCACCCTCGACCACCTCCACCTCGGCAACGTCCTCCCCGCCACCCTCATCCTCGACAAGGACGGCACCCCCATCGGCCGCATCATGGGCGAAGCCCAGGACGCCGACATCACCACCTACCTCAACTGGCTCCTAAGCGACCGCTCCACCCCACCACCAACCCCAACCCTCAAACGCTACTGA
- a CDS encoding chorismate-binding protein gives MPAQRVSNTHTPTTPALRDFQRLARTHSLVPVTRTVAADLETPVSAFLRVAALEPEAFLLESVEGGEHVGRYTFIGIRPYKRMTYRDGQITVSETGTRKPRTYPGDIFTELKQSLSGETPAKLPGLPPFTAGAVGFFAYDVVRSIEKLPTRAADELHVPDAHLMFFDEVLAFDHVKKAIHLIVTTGTRKRLHSLGAPSSRTASSSAKVGSTISPTAAYADANRRLDRLEKLLSAAIPLPKRKRTTKQLGPLKLQARTPTRVFLNSVAKIKDYILAGDIFQCVLSQRFDCTPNVDAFDIYRSLRIVNPSPYMYFLRFPKLGIPTNVSSRPERSAVERPASRTAANLRVSSATPYSPLPTPSPFCHIVGSSPEMLVRVHTTATGSTIEYRPIAGSRPRGADEPTDRAMEASLRADAKEIAEHVMLVDLGRNDLGRVSDFGTVKVKDLMFVERYSHIMHLVSALEGKLRPGLAPLDALRACFPAGTLSGAPKIRAMEIIEELEPARRGVYGGAIIYADFSGNLDSCIAIRTLFMDGPEGHIQAGAGIVADSVPQKEHEECQNKAKAVVRAIERARQM, from the coding sequence ATGCCCGCCCAGCGCGTTTCAAATACGCACACGCCCACCACGCCCGCCCTCCGCGACTTCCAGCGCCTCGCGCGCACCCACTCCCTCGTACCCGTTACGCGCACCGTCGCCGCCGACCTTGAAACCCCCGTCTCGGCCTTCCTCCGCGTCGCCGCACTCGAGCCCGAAGCCTTCCTCCTCGAGTCCGTCGAAGGCGGCGAGCACGTCGGCCGTTACACCTTCATCGGCATCCGCCCTTACAAGCGTATGACCTATCGCGACGGCCAAATCACTGTCAGCGAAACCGGCACCCGCAAGCCCCGCACCTACCCCGGCGACATCTTCACCGAGCTCAAGCAATCCCTCTCCGGCGAAACCCCCGCCAAGCTTCCCGGCCTGCCGCCCTTCACTGCCGGCGCCGTCGGCTTCTTCGCCTACGACGTCGTCCGCAGCATCGAAAAGCTCCCCACCCGTGCCGCCGACGAGCTCCACGTCCCCGACGCCCACCTCATGTTCTTCGACGAGGTCCTCGCCTTCGACCACGTCAAAAAAGCCATCCACCTCATCGTCACCACCGGCACCCGCAAACGCCTGCACAGTTTGGGTGCCCCATCTTCGCGGACGGCTTCATCGTCCGCTAAGGTGGGAAGCACAATCTCCCCCACCGCCGCCTACGCCGACGCCAACCGTCGCCTCGACCGCCTCGAAAAGCTCCTCAGCGCCGCCATCCCGCTACCGAAGCGCAAGCGCACCACCAAACAACTCGGCCCGCTCAAGCTCCAGGCACGCACCCCAACGCGCGTATTCCTCAACTCTGTTGCAAAGATCAAGGACTACATCCTCGCCGGCGACATCTTCCAGTGCGTCCTCTCGCAGCGCTTCGACTGCACCCCCAACGTTGACGCCTTCGACATCTACCGTTCCCTCCGCATCGTCAACCCCTCGCCCTACATGTACTTCCTCCGCTTCCCCAAATTGGGCATCCCCACAAATGTGTCATCTCGACCGGAGCGCAGCGCAGTGGAGAGACCTGCTTCTCGAACCGCCGCAAATCTCCGCGTCAGCTCCGCTACTCCCTACTCCCCACTCCCTACTCCCTCGCCCTTCTGCCACATCGTCGGCTCCTCGCCGGAGATGCTCGTCCGCGTCCACACCACTGCCACCGGCAGTACCATCGAGTACCGCCCCATCGCCGGCTCCCGCCCCCGCGGCGCCGACGAACCCACCGACCGCGCCATGGAAGCCTCCCTCCGCGCCGACGCCAAGGAAATCGCCGAGCACGTCATGCTCGTTGACCTCGGCCGCAACGACCTCGGCCGCGTCTCCGACTTCGGCACCGTAAAAGTCAAAGACCTCATGTTCGTCGAGCGCTACTCGCATATCATGCACCTCGTCAGTGCGCTCGAAGGCAAACTCCGCCCCGGCCTCGCCCCACTCGACGCCCTCCGCGCCTGCTTCCCCGCGGGCACTCTCTCCGGCGCCCCCAAGATCCGCGCGATGGAGATCATCGAAGAGCTCGAACCCGCCCGCCGCGGCGTCTACGGCGGCGCCATCATCTACGCAGACTTCTCCGGTAACCTCGACAGCTGCATCGCCATCCGCACCCTCTTCATGGACGGCCCCGAAGGCCACATCCAGGCCGGCGCCGGCATCGTCGCCGACTCCGTCCCCCAGAAAGAACACGAAGAGTGCCAGAACAAGGCCAAAGCCGTAGTCCGTGCTATCGAACGGGCCCGCCAGATGTAG
- the efp gene encoding elongation factor P has product MSIPATQMRPGMVIKFKDDLHLVFSIEHRTPGNLRAFIQAKLKNIRTGAMYTERFRSPDPIDRIHVEAIKMEFLYNDGDDYYFMDQNTYEQTALKHETLGDAVEYLTPNLLIEVSFHDGKAVGIELPTAVEMTVIETEPGIKSATASSVTKPAKMETGLVVQVPPFINEGEKIRIDTAEGTYMSRA; this is encoded by the coding sequence GTGTCGATTCCCGCCACCCAGATGCGTCCCGGCATGGTCATCAAGTTCAAGGACGATCTGCACCTTGTCTTCTCCATCGAGCACCGCACGCCCGGCAACCTGCGCGCCTTCATCCAGGCCAAGCTCAAGAACATCCGCACCGGCGCCATGTACACCGAGCGCTTCCGTTCGCCCGACCCCATCGACCGCATCCACGTCGAAGCCATCAAGATGGAGTTCCTCTACAACGACGGCGACGACTACTACTTCATGGACCAGAACACCTACGAGCAGACCGCGCTCAAGCATGAGACCCTCGGCGACGCCGTCGAGTACCTCACGCCCAACCTCCTCATCGAGGTCAGCTTCCACGATGGCAAGGCCGTCGGCATCGAGCTCCCCACCGCCGTCGAGATGACCGTCATCGAAACCGAGCCCGGCATCAAGTCCGCCACCGCCAGCTCCGTCACCAAGCCCGCCAAGATGGAGACCGGCCTCGTCGTCCAGGTCCCGCCCTTCATCAACGAGGGCGAAAAGATCCGCATCGACACAGCCGAAGGCACTTATATGTCCCGCGCGTAA
- a CDS encoding tetratricopeptide repeat protein, with protein MNNEEKRRLKKQDKFHELTGESIHWAEEHRSTTIAAIVALVVIVGGSVGGYSLYQHRTAQAETAFGAAMQTYQTPLVNASEPTPPGMKTFPDAKTRAAEANKQFTQVADQYGLTKPGKLAEYFAGLTYAEEGQNGPAEDALKKSAGSWDSGVSSLSKMALAQLYQQTGRDAQAIDLYNELAKGTSVTVPPTEAQLQLAELYEGQGKTEEARKIYAVLKDKDKDSKGKPGEAAQIASAKLNPSATAGAGAQ; from the coding sequence GTGAACAACGAAGAGAAGCGCAGGCTGAAGAAGCAGGACAAGTTTCATGAGCTGACGGGTGAAAGCATCCACTGGGCCGAAGAGCACCGCAGCACGACGATCGCGGCGATTGTGGCTCTGGTGGTGATTGTGGGCGGAAGCGTGGGCGGGTACAGCCTGTATCAGCACCGGACGGCGCAGGCGGAGACGGCCTTTGGCGCGGCGATGCAGACCTACCAGACGCCGCTGGTGAACGCCAGCGAGCCGACGCCGCCGGGGATGAAGACCTTCCCTGATGCGAAGACGCGCGCGGCCGAGGCGAACAAGCAGTTTACGCAGGTGGCCGACCAGTATGGGCTGACCAAGCCGGGCAAGCTGGCCGAGTACTTTGCCGGGTTGACCTATGCCGAGGAGGGCCAGAACGGGCCGGCCGAGGATGCACTGAAGAAGTCGGCTGGGAGCTGGGACAGCGGGGTTTCGTCGCTAAGCAAGATGGCGCTGGCGCAGCTGTATCAGCAGACGGGCCGCGACGCGCAGGCGATCGACCTGTACAACGAGCTGGCCAAGGGGACGTCCGTAACGGTGCCGCCGACCGAGGCACAGCTGCAGCTGGCTGAGCTGTATGAGGGCCAGGGCAAGACGGAAGAGGCACGGAAGATTTACGCTGTGCTGAAGGACAAGGACAAGGACTCCAAGGGCAAGCCGGGCGAGGCCGCGCAGATCGCGTCGGCGAAGCTGAACCCTAGCGCGACCGCGGGTGCGGGCGCGCAGTGA
- a CDS encoding GvpL/GvpF family gas vesicle protein, which produces MSWYAYCITERNAFPDLARHRRPMPMAGLNGLFGNQTFFFPAADLAVIVSEHLPEDAARIQTPEGQAAARDHARVISNCFNHSTVLPFRFGTTFEDDEALRRSVRSNQRHFMANVERLRGKAEMHLKVVVDDICPETKGVTPCHQAAGQEYLSQLRESATRQRERQSKARALSLQMHRMFLPLAEEITCKRTDSGKMLLDIAHLVDKKTVERYQNKYSTATIELKDCAMQLSGPWPPYHFVHRDQRSQA; this is translated from the coding sequence ATGTCCTGGTACGCATACTGTATTACCGAGCGCAACGCCTTTCCTGATCTGGCCCGCCACCGTCGTCCAATGCCCATGGCCGGTCTCAACGGCCTCTTCGGGAACCAGACATTCTTCTTTCCCGCCGCCGATCTCGCAGTCATCGTCTCCGAGCACCTGCCCGAGGACGCCGCCCGCATCCAGACGCCCGAGGGCCAGGCTGCCGCCCGCGACCACGCCCGCGTCATCTCCAACTGTTTCAACCACTCCACCGTTCTCCCCTTCCGCTTCGGCACCACCTTTGAGGACGACGAGGCGCTCCGCCGCTCCGTCCGCTCCAACCAGCGCCACTTCATGGCCAACGTCGAGCGCCTCCGCGGCAAGGCCGAGATGCACCTCAAGGTCGTCGTCGACGACATCTGCCCCGAGACCAAGGGCGTCACGCCCTGTCACCAGGCCGCCGGGCAGGAGTACCTCTCCCAACTCCGCGAATCAGCCACCCGCCAGCGCGAGCGCCAGTCCAAGGCCCGCGCCCTCTCTCTCCAGATGCACCGCATGTTTCTTCCCCTAGCCGAGGAGATCACCTGCAAGCGCACGGACTCCGGCAAGATGCTCCTCGACATCGCCCATCTCGTCGACAAGAAGACCGTCGAGCGCTACCAGAACAAGTACTCCACCGCCACCATTGAGCTGAAGGACTGCGCCATGCAGCTCTCCGGCCCCTGGCCCCCCTACCACTTCGTCCACCGCGATCAGCGCTCCCAAGCCTGA
- a CDS encoding transporter gives MTLKLHHIAAIFILMLSATAAAHGQGCILARSPEQSGLPTDQGGVLQPGHFQISIGERHQFSYQHYVGDVYQEYRTQQGTEVQNRINLVTYALTYQVTPRISVEVDAPWLFASRKQQSSPIEYQATGLGDTIVTVSSWLRNPEHASLWNASIGLGGYFPTGNDDVKNTSSTTTNGVTTTTTAPVDYSIQPGTGGWGGVLTWSAYGRIGHDLTFYTDGDYIAMNGGTDGVQRATSTTTPLNNYNSIADQYLLEAGLAFPVTHVKNLTATVGPRWEGVPAYNLFPVSNDGFRRPGYAVSFGPGLEYTIHGNILDAGIYKAVRRDRTGSYPDSVYNAHGDAAFAQYVWLASITHRF, from the coding sequence ATGACCCTCAAGCTCCACCACATCGCAGCAATATTCATCCTCATGCTCTCAGCAACAGCCGCCGCCCACGGTCAGGGCTGCATCCTCGCCCGCTCCCCCGAGCAGTCCGGCCTGCCCACCGACCAGGGCGGCGTCCTCCAGCCCGGCCACTTCCAGATCTCCATTGGCGAGCGCCACCAGTTCTCCTACCAGCACTACGTCGGCGACGTCTATCAGGAGTACCGCACCCAGCAGGGAACCGAGGTCCAGAACCGCATCAACCTAGTCACCTACGCACTCACCTACCAGGTCACCCCACGCATCAGCGTTGAGGTCGATGCCCCCTGGCTCTTCGCCTCACGCAAGCAGCAAAGCTCACCCATCGAGTACCAGGCCACCGGCCTCGGCGACACCATCGTCACTGTCAGCTCCTGGCTCCGCAATCCCGAGCACGCCTCCCTCTGGAACGCCTCCATCGGCCTCGGCGGCTACTTCCCCACCGGCAACGACGACGTCAAGAACACCTCCAGCACCACCACCAACGGCGTCACCACCACCACCACCGCCCCGGTCGACTACTCCATCCAGCCCGGCACCGGCGGTTGGGGAGGTGTCCTCACCTGGTCAGCCTACGGCCGCATCGGCCACGACCTCACCTTCTACACCGACGGCGACTACATCGCCATGAACGGCGGCACGGACGGCGTCCAACGCGCCACCAGCACCACCACCCCGCTCAATAACTACAACTCCATCGCCGACCAGTACCTCCTTGAAGCCGGCCTCGCCTTCCCCGTCACCCACGTCAAAAACCTCACCGCCACCGTCGGCCCGCGCTGGGAGGGCGTCCCCGCCTACAACCTATTTCCCGTTTCGAACGACGGCTTCCGCCGCCCCGGCTACGCCGTCAGCTTCGGCCCCGGCCTCGAATACACCATCCACGGCAACATCCTCGACGCCGGCATCTACAAGGCCGTCCGCCGCGACCGCACCGGCAGCTACCCGGACAGCGTCTACAACGCCCACGGCGACGCCGCCTTCGCCCAATACGTCTGGCTCGCCAGTATCACCCACCGCTTCTAG
- a CDS encoding acylphosphatase → MVLHFLIRGRVQGVGFRWFVHREAAELSLRGWVRNTDTGEVEVLVAGDPTALADLRTELHKGSRGSRVDKVIEHELDESEAASLTAFKIEGAW, encoded by the coding sequence ATGGTTCTCCACTTTCTCATCCGTGGCCGCGTGCAGGGCGTCGGCTTCCGCTGGTTCGTCCACCGCGAAGCCGCGGAGCTCAGCCTGCGCGGCTGGGTCCGCAACACCGACACCGGCGAGGTCGAAGTCCTCGTCGCCGGCGACCCCACCGCACTCGCTGACCTCCGCACCGAGCTCCACAAAGGCTCGCGCGGCAGCCGCGTCGATAAAGTCATCGAACACGAGCTCGACGAGAGCGAAGCCGCCTCACTCACCGCCTTCAAAATCGAAGGAGCCTGGTAG
- the pgsA gene encoding CDP-diacylglycerol--glycerol-3-phosphate 3-phosphatidyltransferase codes for MNLPNSITLTRIASVPLLIWVLSPHFPFRGIHGEQEAIASGLFILASITDGLDGYLARRRGQITTLGMLLDPLADKLMVTTAFILLVAYNPRVMPPWIAVLVIGREFLVTGLRSIAASEGFTIDASEIGKLKTVIQIVAVVAAILNHGWNSWNLWGFPVGVHLIAMVATYWMAVVSVISAVDYFVGFWRKIDHVSGRRRRRGAVLSRKKPVVEQKA; via the coding sequence GTGAACCTGCCTAACTCCATTACGTTGACCCGGATTGCCAGCGTGCCGCTGCTGATATGGGTGCTTTCGCCACACTTTCCGTTTCGAGGGATTCATGGCGAGCAGGAGGCGATTGCGTCGGGGCTGTTTATCCTGGCGTCGATTACCGATGGGCTGGATGGCTACCTGGCGAGGCGGCGTGGGCAGATTACGACGCTGGGGATGCTGCTGGATCCGCTGGCCGACAAGCTGATGGTGACGACCGCGTTCATCCTGCTGGTGGCGTATAACCCGCGCGTGATGCCGCCGTGGATCGCGGTGCTGGTGATTGGGCGGGAGTTCCTAGTGACGGGGCTGCGGTCGATTGCAGCCAGCGAAGGGTTCACGATCGACGCGAGCGAGATTGGGAAGCTGAAGACGGTGATCCAGATTGTGGCCGTGGTGGCGGCGATTTTGAACCATGGCTGGAACAGCTGGAACCTGTGGGGGTTTCCGGTGGGCGTACACCTGATCGCGATGGTGGCGACGTACTGGATGGCGGTGGTGTCAGTGATCTCAGCCGTGGACTATTTTGTGGGGTTCTGGCGGAAGATCGACCATGTGTCGGGCCGGCGACGGCGTAGAGGCGCGGTGTTGAGCCGGAAAAAGCCTGTGGTGGAGCAGAAGGCTTAG
- a CDS encoding Glu/Leu/Phe/Val dehydrogenase has product MQSVVKAPAISMEQETNPWEAQATRFDEAAKRLKLDDGIWKVLRYPAREIIVHIPVQMDDGRIEVFTGYRVQHSVARGPGKGGIRYAPDVSLDEVRALASWMTWKCAVVNIPFGGAKGGVICDPKSMSQGELERMTRRYTAELMEFIGPEKDVPAPDVNTNEQTMAWIMDTYSMHMRQTVNAVVTGKPVNLGGSRGRREATGRGVSIVTDEALKHLNMVPMETTVIVQGFGNVGSNSAKLLWDKGYKVIGIGEYDGALFNANGIDISELLEWKAKKGTIHGFPGAEAADKDELLTRKCDVLIPAATENVITSLNADKLQCRILCEGANGPTTTVADHILEEKGVFVIPDILANAGGVTTSYFEWVQDRMGYFWTEEEVNQRLERIMVDSFHDVLQYSVAHGVNNRTAAYMLAIDRVAYTTKQRGMYA; this is encoded by the coding sequence ATGCAAAGCGTAGTGAAGGCCCCTGCCATTTCGATGGAGCAGGAGACAAACCCATGGGAGGCGCAGGCCACCCGATTTGACGAAGCCGCGAAGCGGTTGAAGCTGGACGACGGTATCTGGAAGGTGTTGCGCTATCCCGCGCGCGAGATCATTGTGCACATCCCGGTGCAGATGGATGACGGGCGGATTGAGGTGTTTACGGGGTATCGCGTGCAGCACTCGGTGGCACGCGGGCCGGGCAAGGGTGGGATACGGTATGCGCCGGATGTGTCGCTGGATGAAGTGCGCGCGCTGGCGAGCTGGATGACGTGGAAGTGCGCGGTGGTGAACATCCCGTTCGGCGGCGCGAAGGGTGGCGTGATCTGTGACCCGAAGAGCATGAGTCAAGGGGAATTGGAGCGGATGACGCGGCGGTATACGGCTGAGCTGATGGAGTTTATTGGGCCGGAGAAGGACGTTCCGGCGCCGGATGTGAACACCAATGAGCAGACGATGGCTTGGATTATGGACACCTACTCCATGCACATGCGGCAGACGGTGAATGCGGTGGTGACGGGCAAGCCGGTGAACCTGGGGGGGTCTCGTGGACGGCGCGAGGCGACCGGGCGTGGAGTGAGCATTGTGACCGATGAGGCGCTGAAGCACCTGAACATGGTCCCGATGGAGACGACGGTGATTGTGCAGGGGTTCGGCAATGTGGGTTCGAACTCGGCCAAGCTATTGTGGGACAAGGGCTACAAGGTGATCGGCATCGGCGAGTATGACGGTGCGCTGTTCAACGCCAACGGCATCGACATCAGCGAACTGCTGGAGTGGAAGGCCAAGAAGGGCACGATCCATGGGTTTCCGGGAGCAGAGGCCGCCGACAAGGACGAGCTGTTGACGCGGAAGTGCGATGTGCTGATCCCGGCGGCGACGGAGAACGTGATTACCAGCCTGAATGCCGACAAGCTGCAGTGCCGGATTCTGTGCGAGGGTGCGAACGGACCGACGACGACTGTGGCCGATCACATTCTGGAAGAGAAGGGTGTGTTTGTGATTCCGGACATTCTGGCCAACGCCGGCGGCGTGACGACCAGCTACTTCGAGTGGGTGCAGGACCGGATGGGGTACTTCTGGACAGAAGAGGAAGTGAACCAACGGCTGGAGCGGATCATGGTGGACAGCTTCCATGATGTGCTGCAGTACTCGGTTGCGCATGGAGTGAATAACCGCACGGCGGCTTATATGCTGGCGATCGACCGTGTGGCATATACGACGAAGCAGCGCGGGATGTATGCGTAA
- a CDS encoding nuclease, translated as MNRLSHLVSLVVFAATAAALAQHPQTIMGTLSTHDAQINGGMQVRGEQADLLSNDSITAFGHTAPITLTRGGQVLVCSTSQFHLLRTGSENALLFGLDRGALELHGPVDVHDILITPDIRFSLEDAGTAQSPKTYDLSLRVTPSGDTCVQNAGVNAPVLILADPFSSTTYRLIPGQHVLFEHGSLREVVDNERSNCGCPAEAPPRPSPPPSAPTHSPQPPAQASSRLLPSRTPPPTARPTPRSTPTSATPPASPNPPRTHLPHHRQPRRLGLHNTPANPSRPPLHRPRH; from the coding sequence TTGAACCGCCTCAGCCATCTCGTGAGTCTGGTTGTGTTTGCAGCGACCGCCGCCGCTCTCGCCCAGCACCCCCAAACCATCATGGGCACGCTCTCCACGCACGACGCCCAGATCAACGGCGGCATGCAGGTCCGCGGCGAGCAAGCCGATCTCCTCTCCAACGACTCCATCACTGCCTTCGGTCACACCGCGCCCATCACGCTCACCCGCGGCGGCCAAGTCCTCGTCTGCTCCACCAGCCAGTTCCATCTCCTCCGCACCGGCTCGGAGAACGCTCTCCTCTTCGGCCTCGACCGCGGCGCGCTCGAGCTCCACGGCCCCGTCGATGTGCACGATATCCTCATCACCCCCGACATCCGCTTCTCCCTCGAAGACGCCGGCACCGCGCAGTCCCCCAAGACCTACGACCTCTCGCTCCGCGTCACCCCCAGCGGCGACACTTGCGTCCAGAACGCCGGCGTCAACGCCCCGGTCCTCATCCTGGCCGACCCGTTCTCCTCTACCACCTACCGCCTCATCCCCGGCCAGCACGTCCTCTTCGAGCACGGCAGCCTCCGCGAGGTCGTAGACAACGAGCGCTCCAACTGCGGCTGCCCGGCTGAGGCCCCGCCGCGGCCCTCACCCCCGCCGAGCGCGCCCACCCATTCCCCGCAGCCGCCAGCGCAGGCCTCGTCCCGGCTGCTCCCGTCCAGAACTCCACCCCCGACGGCCAGACCCACACCCAGATCGACGCCAACCTCAGCTACACCGCCGGCCAGCCCAAACCCGCCCCGAACCCACCTCCCCCACCACCGTCAACCCCGCCGCCTCGGTCTCCACAACACCCCCGCCAACCCCTCCCGGCCCCCACTCCATCGCCCACGCCATTAG
- a CDS encoding aminodeoxychorismate/anthranilate synthase component II, producing MVFVLDNYDSFTYNLVQYIGELGEEVVVRRNDEVTPEEIVAMNPDHILLSPGPCTPQDAGILIPLVQHLASLPTKKQIPLLGVCLGHQAIGAAFGGDVIRAPHLMHGKTSEIAHDNRTVFKGIPKRMTVTRYHSLIVDENTLPGELEVSARVAEGPNATDAGMIMGLRHKTLPIEGVQFHPESVLTDHGKHLIANFLKS from the coding sequence ATGGTCTTCGTCCTCGACAACTACGACTCCTTCACCTACAACCTGGTCCAGTACATCGGTGAGCTGGGCGAAGAAGTCGTCGTCCGTCGCAACGACGAAGTCACTCCTGAAGAGATCGTGGCCATGAACCCCGACCACATCCTTCTCTCGCCCGGCCCCTGCACCCCGCAGGACGCCGGCATCCTCATCCCGCTCGTCCAGCATCTCGCGAGCTTGCCAACGAAGAAGCAGATTCCTCTGCTCGGCGTCTGCCTCGGCCACCAGGCCATCGGCGCAGCCTTCGGCGGAGACGTCATCCGTGCCCCGCACCTCATGCACGGCAAAACCAGCGAGATCGCCCACGACAACCGCACCGTCTTCAAGGGCATCCCCAAGCGGATGACCGTCACGCGCTACCACTCGCTCATCGTCGATGAGAACACACTCCCCGGCGAGCTCGAGGTCTCCGCCCGCGTAGCCGAAGGCCCCAACGCCACCGACGCCGGTATGATCATGGGCCTCCGCCACAAGACGCTCCCCATCGAAGGCGTCCAGTTCCACCCCGAGTCCGTCCTCACCGACCACGGCAAGCACCTCATCGCCAACTTCCTCAAGAGCTAA
- a CDS encoding potassium channel family protein: MHIVAALFGCLFLGSVLLDAFQTIILPRRPVGRFRLTRLFLLATWEPWLFLARINPSRRVREQLYSIYGPLALLVLFVVWAALLTSAYALIYFGLHMPFTDPAHPLTLWQRLRTCLYVSGSSIFTLGLGDVIPTTQLARFLLVAEAGTGLGFIALVIGYVPVLYNAFSTREVPVAMLDARAGSPPTAGELLLRHNFSGGHEALTTLLAEWERWCAEMLETHISYPILCYYRSQHDNQSWLAALTAILDTCALVITTVEGPSTRQAQLTFAVGRHVLVDLGHVFRRESVEQRLRTEPPTRLPDEEFVRLADLLCAAGYSMCSDLDVRERLFAIRRLYEPHAESMAEYLRLTLPNWAPPVRDPSKKPDGWKTVEGLRYSAAIADRLVSQISRQSTAVRLHDDSSHPF; this comes from the coding sequence ATGCACATCGTTGCAGCCCTCTTCGGATGCCTCTTCCTCGGCAGTGTCCTTCTCGACGCCTTCCAGACCATCATCCTGCCCCGCCGCCCCGTTGGCCGCTTCCGCCTCACACGCCTCTTCTTGCTCGCCACCTGGGAACCCTGGCTCTTCCTCGCTCGCATCAATCCCTCGCGCCGCGTCCGCGAGCAGCTCTACAGCATCTACGGCCCGCTCGCCCTGTTGGTCCTCTTCGTCGTCTGGGCGGCTCTGCTCACCTCGGCCTACGCGCTCATCTACTTCGGCCTGCACATGCCGTTCACTGACCCCGCGCATCCGCTCACGCTCTGGCAGCGCCTGCGCACCTGCCTGTACGTCAGTGGCAGCTCCATCTTCACGCTCGGCCTCGGCGATGTTATCCCCACCACGCAGCTTGCCCGCTTCCTGCTCGTTGCAGAAGCGGGCACCGGCCTCGGCTTCATCGCCCTCGTCATCGGATACGTGCCTGTGCTCTACAACGCCTTCTCCACCCGAGAGGTCCCCGTCGCCATGCTCGACGCCCGCGCCGGCTCACCCCCCACCGCCGGCGAGTTGCTCCTCCGCCACAACTTCTCCGGCGGCCACGAGGCCCTCACCACGCTCCTCGCCGAGTGGGAGCGCTGGTGCGCCGAGATGCTCGAAACCCACATCTCCTACCCCATTCTCTGTTACTACCGCTCGCAGCACGACAATCAGAGCTGGCTCGCCGCCCTCACCGCCATCCTCGACACCTGCGCCCTCGTCATCACCACCGTCGAAGGCCCCAGCACCCGCCAAGCCCAGCTTACCTTCGCCGTCGGCCGCCACGTCCTCGTCGACCTCGGCCACGTCTTCCGCCGCGAATCCGTCGAGCAGCGCCTTCGCACCGAGCCACCCACCCGTCTTCCCGACGAAGAGTTCGTCCGCCTCGCCGACCTCCTCTGCGCCGCCGGTTACTCCATGTGCAGCGACCTCGACGTCCGCGAGCGCCTCTTCGCCATCCGCCGCCTCTACGAGCCCCACGCCGAGTCCATGGCCGAGTACCTCCGCCTCACCCTGCCCAACTGGGCTCCGCCCGTCCGCGACCCCTCCAAAAAGCCCGATGGCTGGAAGACCGTCGAAGGCCTCCGCTACTCCGCCGCCATCGCCGACCGCCTCGTCTCCCAGATCAGCCGCCAGTCCACCGCCGTCCGCCTCCACGACGACAGCTCCCACCCCTTTTAA